Sequence from the uncultured Draconibacterium sp. genome:
TCCTGTAATGCTTTGATTTTGTCTAACATCCTTGTTCGTTTAAACTGAGGTGCAAAGATAATGATTCAGATTATAGTGAATAAGAACAGGGCAACAATATTTTGGACTGATTTGCCGGGATTCAGGTTTTTAACTACTTTTGCGCCACATTTATGGTCCCGTAGTTCAACGGATAGAATAGCAGTTTCCTAAACTGTAGATATGGGTTCGATTCCCGTCGGGACTACAAAGGTCGCTGACTTTCAGTGGCCTTTTGTTTTTTTCAGCCATGCATAAACACCGGCCTGGTATTTTTGGCCAGAGCCAGCAGCTCTTTTGTTTCTTCTTCTTCAATAGGATTAAAATCCTGCATAAACTCCAAAGCTTTTAAAAACAAGGTGTACTCACCCGGAGGAATAGCGGCAGTTACCTTTTTCGATAGGGTATAACGAAGTGCCAGTTTCATAATGCGTTCATCGTCGATGGGTTGGTACCAGCAGTTTTTAAAAATCAGATCTTCCTTTTCGCCAAATGTGGTAAGTGCCATAGCTTTTAAAGCCAGAATCCCAATACCCTGTTTTTCGGCTTCGGCATAAACCTGTGGTCCAAAGTCGCCGGCATTCCAGCAGGCAAAATTAATAGGGAAAAGTATCGAATCGAAATTAAAGTTTTTCAGCGCAAATAAAGCTGCTTTAACCGAATGTGCCGAAAAACCAATATGTTTTATTTTGCCATCCCTTTTGGCTTTTACCAGTGTTTCCAGCGCGCCGTTTTTACCAAAAACAGTTTGAACTTCATCATCGGTAGTTAGCTCGTGCAACTGGTACAGATCAAAATAATCGGTTTGTAATTTTCGCAGCGAGTTTTCCAGGTCGTTTTGTGCACCGGCGGCATCGCGTTGCCGGGTTTTGCAGGCCAAAAAGGTATTTTTTCGGTAGGGTTTAAGTGCCGGACCCAAACGATCTTCGGCATTGCCGTATTTGGGAGCCACATCAAAATAATTTACACCTAAATCAAAAGCTTTGGCTACCAATACGTTGGCAAATTCCTGTGGATTGTCGTTCAGCATTATTCCTCCAAAACCAATTATCGAAAGTTCTTCATTCGTTTTACCCAATTTACGTTTGGGAATGGAATAATCAGCCGGGAAATCTTTACCAAATTCTTTAATTGCAGAAATAAGTGTTTTCATGCTATTGGTTTAAATTATTCGAATTGCTATCAAAGCTACAATTTTTCTAAAGGATATAAAAAGGCTGCCATTAGCAAAGCTTCTGTAAAATAGACACATTGCATACCTGTAAATGCAGCTCCCGAGACAGAAAAATTCTAAAAAAAGCTTAAAAAGGCAAAAAATATTTATCAATGTTTTGATAACTAAATACTTTTTTGTTCATTTGTATTGTCGTGCGTTCAGCACGATGTGTGTTTGGGGGTTAACATTAGTAAAAGGGCAGTTGTTGAACTGCCCTTTCTTCGTATATATAAGTTTGTTAACATTCCTGAAAAGCCGTATCTTTTAGCTTAGTTTGATAAGATTTACGATTTCATCTGTACTTAATTCTGATTAAAATGAAAAGACAACTTTTAATTGTAATTTTTCTCATTACAATTATGTTTGGTACAAGTGCTCAAGACAAAGGAACCGGATTAGAACAAGATTCCGTATTTCGTATCAACGAAATAAGCCTTGTTGTGACAGATTTAATCGATGGTAGTTATCAATTCAGGTACGAGCGAAAGTTATCAGATCATATTTCAGTTGGGTTGGGTTCGGCTTTTAAAACCAAGGAGGGTTTGATAACTATTTCGGGAATTGACAGAGAACGTTTAAAAACAGGAGATATTACTTACTCAGGCATGAAACTCATTCCTGATATCAGGTATTACCTGAATAAAACTCAACAGTATCAGCTCGATGGCTTTTATTTTGGCGCATATGCAAAATACTTCCATTTTTCCTCTGGTATTAACGGCGCGTATATATCTACAGCGATGAATGAATATGACCTGGATATGGATGTAAATATCAATATCTTATCGGTGGGTTTAATGGTTGGTTATAAGCTGGCATTAAACAATAGGTTCACTGTTGATTTTCTGATTTTTGGCCCGGGAACCGGTAATCATAGGTACAAGTTGAAAAATAGAACGGAATTACCCGAAGAGTTTTATGAAGACTTAAACGATGCACTGCAGAATTTCAGCGTATTTGATGTAGTGCACAGTGATTTTCGTTTTGACTTGCGAGACAGAAGTACAAGTTTTTCAACATTATCTTTTCGCTACGGACTCACAGTCGGATATACTTTTTAGTGGAGGTATTAAACAACATTAGCGATTGATCTACAGGTGCTTTGGATTAAATACCTGCCAGTATTTACAAATATTCTATATAATTTAATTATTGTTAATAGCTGACATGTAGTTAGTTAGTGCAAAATAAATGCGATTTGTCATGGGTGTTTATTCATAATTGTTGTACCTTGTAAAGGTTAAACTTAATGTGCTGTATATAGACTTTAGCAAGCATTAAGAGAAACACATTCATAATAGGCCGGTTGTTGAACCGGCCTTTACTTTTTAATAAAATACTTCTAAACCTTTTGTTTGTTCTTAGGTTATAGATAGAAATTCTAACCGGACAAAATGTATCGATTATTTTCCTTGCTTTTTTCACTGTTTGTAGTGTTCGTTGGCTGTAACTCAAAAAAAGAATCAAAATCAACGGTTGTTGAGGATAAGCAGGAGTTATCCTGCTGTAATGTAAATTCCAAATCACGCTTTTTTGTACAGCCCGATTCATCGGATATTGTTCCGCAAACTACCGGAACCGAAGGAATGGTTTTTATACAAGGAGGTACTTTTGAAATGGGGGCCGACAATAACCAGGCCCGTCCCGATGAATATCCGAAACACCCCGTAAAGGTGAACAGTTTTTGGATGGATGAGCATGAAGTTACCAACGCGCAGTTCAAAAAATTTGTTGATGAAACTGGATACATTACCGAGGCCGAAAAGGATGTAGACTGGGAAGTAATGAAAACACAGGTTCCGCCGGGTACGCCAAAACCGGCGGCAGAAATGCTAAAAGCCGGATCGATGGTCTTTACGCCACCCTCGCAGGCTGTGCCGCTAAACGATTTTTCACAGTGGTGGAGTTGGGTGGTTGGTGCCAGCTGGAAACATCCTGAAGGACCTGAAAGTACAATTGAGGGCCGTGAAAATCATCCGGTAGTACACATTTGCTGGAACGATGCCGTGGCGTACTGTAAATGGGCCGGAAAACGTTTGCCCACGGAGGCAGAGTGGGAATACGCGGCACGCGGAGGTTTGGAAAACAATATTTACCCGTGGGGAAACGAACACATTGAAGACGGCTCACCCAAAGCCAATTCATGGAACGGACACTTTCCGAATGTGAATACTCAAAAAGATGGTTTTTACAGTACCTCGCCCGTAAAAACGTATGCTCCTAATCCATACAAATTGTACGATATGGCGGGAAATGTTTGGGAGTGGACAGCCGATTGGTACGATATGGACTACTACAAAAGTTTATCAACCAATCAAATTACAACCGATCCGAAAGGACCGGAAAAAAGTAACGATGCCAGAAATCCTTATGACAAACGAAAAACCATTCGCGGAGGATCGTTTCTGTGTAACGACAGTTATTGTTCGAGCTACCGGGTGGCAGCACGCATGCCGGGTGAAATTTATACCGGAATGAGCCACACCGGATTCAGATGTGTAAAAGATAATATACAATAATCGCTCTTTTAATGCTGGTTAAGTGTAATTAGGTTGAAGTGCTGTAAATTTCTGTTGCTGAAATAAAAAGCACCCAACCCTCAGTTCGTCGTCTAGTTTTGTGAGCAGGGCGTCAAACTCGACATATTCGGCCTCCGAATGTATGGCGGCCGGTGTAAGCAGCAGTAGCAGACTTTTAAAGTCGCTCGTAAACTGGAAGTATTGTTTACTTAAGTCAATGTTGTTGATTATGTTCTGTAGCATTTTTTGCAATGCCGCATTTAAATCGCATCTGAGTCATCCCGGAATTTAACAAGCAACACTATTAAAGTGTGCGAGCAAGAAATTTTGTAAGCTTACTGCAGTTGTGCTACACCGGTTTAAGAAAAATTTTACCCTTGTTGCAGAACTGCATAGGGGGTCTCAGCAAAATTTTTGGCCTGTTGCAATTCTGCGAGAGGGGTACCAGAAAAATTATTCGTACTTACACAGCTGCAGCAAGCCTGCCACAAAGTTTGCCGGCCAATTACATGGCTGCAGGAGGCCTGTAATCAGCAAGTTATAAGGGTGGTTTAAGTGTAGCCGCCCAATTGGGCGGCTCTTTACCTAAAACCATATCCCGAAATATTCTGCCCATAAAATTAAGATAACCAGACTTGACTTGAGACGAAATAAGCCATAACTTGTTTGTATGTTATAAATTTCTACCAATGTTAAATCCATATTTATGATTACTATGAGAACAAAACAAACAAGTAGTTGGATGGTATTTATCCTGCTAGTTGCAATGGCAGTGATTTGTGTGCCCCGGAAGGCAGAAGCACAAAGTGAAAAACCTAATATCCTCGTTATTATGGGCGACGATATAGGTTTCTGGAATTTAAGTTACAACAATAAAGGAATGATGGGGTATA
This genomic interval carries:
- a CDS encoding aldo/keto reductase, whose product is MKTLISAIKEFGKDFPADYSIPKRKLGKTNEELSIIGFGGIMLNDNPQEFANVLVAKAFDLGVNYFDVAPKYGNAEDRLGPALKPYRKNTFLACKTRQRDAAGAQNDLENSLRKLQTDYFDLYQLHELTTDDEVQTVFGKNGALETLVKAKRDGKIKHIGFSAHSVKAALFALKNFNFDSILFPINFACWNAGDFGPQVYAEAEKQGIGILALKAMALTTFGEKEDLIFKNCWYQPIDDERIMKLALRYTLSKKVTAAIPPGEYTLFLKALEFMQDFNPIEEEETKELLALAKNTRPVFMHG
- a CDS encoding DUF3575 domain-containing protein → MKRQLLIVIFLITIMFGTSAQDKGTGLEQDSVFRINEISLVVTDLIDGSYQFRYERKLSDHISVGLGSAFKTKEGLITISGIDRERLKTGDITYSGMKLIPDIRYYLNKTQQYQLDGFYFGAYAKYFHFSSGINGAYISTAMNEYDLDMDVNINILSVGLMVGYKLALNNRFTVDFLIFGPGTGNHRYKLKNRTELPEEFYEDLNDALQNFSVFDVVHSDFRFDLRDRSTSFSTLSFRYGLTVGYTF
- a CDS encoding formylglycine-generating enzyme family protein yields the protein MYRLFSLLFSLFVVFVGCNSKKESKSTVVEDKQELSCCNVNSKSRFFVQPDSSDIVPQTTGTEGMVFIQGGTFEMGADNNQARPDEYPKHPVKVNSFWMDEHEVTNAQFKKFVDETGYITEAEKDVDWEVMKTQVPPGTPKPAAEMLKAGSMVFTPPSQAVPLNDFSQWWSWVVGASWKHPEGPESTIEGRENHPVVHICWNDAVAYCKWAGKRLPTEAEWEYAARGGLENNIYPWGNEHIEDGSPKANSWNGHFPNVNTQKDGFYSTSPVKTYAPNPYKLYDMAGNVWEWTADWYDMDYYKSLSTNQITTDPKGPEKSNDARNPYDKRKTIRGGSFLCNDSYCSSYRVAARMPGEIYTGMSHTGFRCVKDNIQ